The Metabacillus schmidteae genome includes a region encoding these proteins:
- a CDS encoding DUF72 domain-containing protein, with protein MSTIQIGLTGWGDHDSLYVNSNTTTKLQEYAAHFPTVEIDSTFYAIQPERNMEKWVRDTPEGFQFIAKAYQGMTGHLRGEIPFDHKIDMFNAYLKSLEPLKASKKLAMVLFQFPPWFSCTKENVEYLKWCREKMGDTEVALEFRNRSWFSPTYYEKTLQFMEMEDWIHSIVDEPQAGERSIPTVLHPTNPHKTLIRLHGRNVYGWNKPANGDDWRDVRYLYKYNEQELQEWQEHLSKIKSHTETIFMLFNNNSGGDAAENAKMMISLLGIHYSGLAEKQLSLFSDED; from the coding sequence ATGTCAACCATTCAAATAGGATTAACTGGCTGGGGAGATCACGATTCTCTCTACGTTAACTCAAATACAACAACAAAATTACAGGAATATGCTGCTCATTTTCCAACGGTCGAAATTGATTCTACATTTTATGCTATTCAACCTGAGCGTAATATGGAAAAATGGGTCAGAGATACACCAGAAGGTTTTCAATTTATTGCAAAAGCCTATCAAGGGATGACTGGGCATCTTCGTGGTGAGATTCCTTTTGATCATAAAATCGACATGTTCAATGCTTATCTAAAGTCATTAGAGCCATTAAAAGCATCTAAAAAGCTTGCAATGGTACTTTTTCAATTTCCACCATGGTTTTCATGTACAAAAGAGAATGTAGAATATTTAAAATGGTGCAGAGAAAAAATGGGGGATACAGAGGTTGCGCTTGAATTTCGAAATCGATCCTGGTTTTCACCAACGTACTATGAAAAAACCTTGCAATTTATGGAGATGGAGGACTGGATTCATAGCATCGTCGATGAACCGCAAGCTGGTGAAAGATCCATACCCACCGTATTACATCCTACAAATCCTCATAAAACCTTAATAAGACTTCATGGTCGTAATGTTTATGGCTGGAATAAGCCTGCAAACGGTGATGATTGGCGGGATGTACGATATTTATACAAATATAATGAACAGGAATTACAAGAATGGCAAGAGCATCTATCAAAAATCAAAAGCCATACAGAGACGATCTTTATGCTTTTTAATAATAACTCTGGTGGTGACGCTGCAGAGAATGCAAAGATGATGATTTCACTACTTGGAATACATTACTCAGGACTTGCTGAAAAACAATTAAGCTTGTTTTCAGATGAAGACTAA
- a CDS encoding bifunctional metallophosphatase/5'-nucleotidase: MLETVHLYHTNDLHSHFENWPSIVQFLKTKKNDHKEQQEQMILLDIGDHADRFHPITEATKGKANVHLLNHLEYDAVTIGNNEGITFSHDDLDTLYEQAQFPVILSNLYTELGERPKWVVPYHIVTLHNGMKMALLGVTVFYEKFYELLGWKIKDPFQSLTETIQQVRDQVDIIILLSHLGISDDEIIANEFPDIDVIIGGHTHHVLPEGKEINQTLIAGAGKYGQYIGHISLTINTEEKKIQTHKATLYPMEHEKKVCKETVQWLQQMSMSSDQILSEVVGISSENLSLDWFHDSTFPKLLVQAIKEWCDGEVAMVNSGIILEPLQVGPVTRKDLHRICPHPINPCKVFLKGDVLKEVIVQSRDEKMEQLKLKGLGFRGKVMGRMVFEGIDVRMKVLLDGKEHVTDIFINGEPIQEDRIYGVATIDMFTLGPLFPEISHAEKKIFYMPELLRDLLAWKLGRKSN; this comes from the coding sequence ATGTTAGAGACAGTCCACCTATATCATACGAACGATTTACATAGTCATTTTGAAAACTGGCCTTCTATTGTTCAGTTTCTTAAGACAAAAAAGAACGATCACAAAGAGCAGCAGGAACAAATGATTTTACTCGACATTGGCGATCATGCAGATCGATTTCATCCAATTACCGAGGCAACAAAAGGCAAGGCGAATGTTCACTTATTAAACCATTTAGAGTATGATGCTGTGACAATTGGAAACAACGAAGGAATTACGTTTTCACATGATGATCTTGACACACTTTATGAGCAAGCACAGTTTCCGGTCATTCTTTCAAATTTGTATACTGAGTTAGGAGAAAGACCGAAATGGGTAGTCCCATATCATATAGTAACTTTACATAATGGTATGAAAATGGCTTTATTAGGTGTAACTGTCTTTTATGAGAAGTTTTATGAATTATTAGGCTGGAAAATAAAAGATCCTTTTCAAAGTTTAACAGAAACGATTCAGCAGGTTAGGGATCAAGTAGATATCATTATTCTACTTTCCCATTTAGGAATTAGTGATGATGAAATCATTGCAAATGAGTTTCCGGACATTGATGTCATCATAGGTGGACATACTCATCATGTGCTCCCAGAGGGAAAAGAAATTAACCAAACTCTTATAGCGGGAGCTGGAAAATACGGTCAATATATTGGTCATATATCCTTAACTATTAATACAGAAGAAAAAAAGATCCAGACTCATAAAGCAACTCTTTATCCTATGGAACACGAAAAGAAGGTATGTAAAGAGACTGTCCAGTGGTTACAGCAAATGAGTATGAGTAGTGATCAAATTCTTTCAGAAGTTGTCGGTATATCTAGCGAAAATTTATCTCTTGATTGGTTTCATGACTCTACTTTTCCAAAGCTTCTTGTACAAGCCATTAAGGAGTGGTGTGATGGTGAAGTAGCGATGGTGAATTCGGGAATCATTTTAGAACCTCTGCAAGTAGGACCTGTGACAAGAAAGGATCTTCATCGTATTTGTCCGCATCCTATTAATCCTTGCAAAGTTTTCCTAAAAGGAGATGTATTGAAAGAAGTAATTGTCCAATCTAGAGATGAAAAGATGGAACAATTAAAGTTAAAGGGATTAGGATTTAGAGGAAAAGTAATGGGACGAATGGTATTTGAAGGGATTGACGTCCGTATGAAAGTGTTACTGGATGGAAAAGAGCATGTAACAGATATCTTCATAAACGGTGAACCGATCCAAGAAGATCGCATTTATGGAGTCGCAACAATTGACATGTTCACACTTGGTCCATTATTTCCCGAAATCAGTCATGCTGAAAAGAAAATCTTCTATATGCCTGAACTTCTGCGAGATTTATTAGCCTGGAAATTAGGCAGGAAATCCAACTAA
- a CDS encoding YunC family protein: MVTMTPIVIDGNQFTAITVALPKTNFMAITNEKGYIMCGALDVALLNEKLKDRGIIAGRAVGVRTIEQLLEAPLESVTYEAETRGITVGTKGKDALLKMI, translated from the coding sequence ATGGTGACTATGACACCAATTGTCATTGATGGAAACCAATTTACTGCTATTACGGTTGCATTGCCAAAGACAAATTTTATGGCAATAACAAACGAAAAGGGATATATTATGTGCGGCGCACTTGATGTCGCTTTATTAAATGAAAAGCTTAAAGATAGGGGAATTATTGCAGGGCGTGCTGTAGGGGTTCGCACAATTGAACAGCTTCTTGAGGCACCTTTAGAATCAGTCACATATGAGGCTGAAACACGTGGAATTACCGTTGGAACAAAAGGAAAAGATGCTTTACTTAAGATGATATAG
- the yunB gene encoding sporulation protein YunB, whose protein sequence is MAKFRGRRPRRGPLPFRYVVLLTCVIFILLTSVSFWIVNVQIESTMMKIAKLEANKVATTIIHDAVEEEIMTNEEQENLVKIDKDSEGNVNSFTFNQRAVAMVKKRVTDNVTKKLGEIERNNFHGMTPNTDGDNGIIYEIPLGKITGNSILSTLGPGIPIEYYLIGDVFTDIKTSTKEYGINNAVHEIGIFVEVSVQVVIPFATDVVKAVNTIPVVIQTEQGEVPEYYNSGDEGADHSIELPKK, encoded by the coding sequence TTGGCTAAATTTCGCGGACGACGCCCGCGTAGAGGGCCTTTACCTTTTCGATATGTTGTATTATTAACATGTGTTATTTTTATATTACTAACCTCTGTCAGCTTTTGGATTGTAAATGTCCAGATTGAATCCACGATGATGAAAATTGCAAAGTTAGAGGCGAATAAAGTAGCAACCACAATCATTCATGATGCGGTTGAAGAAGAAATTATGACGAATGAGGAACAAGAGAATTTAGTTAAGATTGATAAGGACTCTGAAGGAAATGTAAATTCATTTACATTTAATCAACGAGCTGTTGCAATGGTTAAGAAAAGAGTAACCGATAATGTCACAAAAAAGCTCGGTGAAATAGAGAGGAATAATTTCCATGGAATGACACCTAACACAGACGGAGATAATGGAATCATTTATGAAATTCCTTTAGGTAAGATCACAGGAAACTCTATATTAAGTACACTCGGACCTGGAATACCAATTGAGTACTATTTAATAGGAGATGTATTTACTGATATTAAAACATCGACAAAGGAATATGGAATTAATAATGCCGTTCATGAGATCGGTATATTTGTAGAGGTAAGTGTACAGGTAGTCATTCCGTTTGCTACAGATGTGGTAAAAGCAGTAAATACGATTCCGGTTGTGATTCAAACCGAGCAAGGAGAAGTACCTGAATATTATAACAGTGGTGACGAAGGTGCAGACCATTCCATAGAATTACCAAAAAAATAA
- a CDS encoding Na+/H+ antiporter NhaC family protein, whose amino-acid sequence MSGTIFSIIPPIIAILMVVITRRVLLSLGVGIVSAALILKDFSITDSGLVILEAIKAIFISDGELNTWNVYILLFLLLLGIITALISISGGSRAFGEWAQKRVKTRAGAQLTAAFLGILIFIDDYFNALAVGQVSRPITDRQKVSRAKLAYIIDSTSAPVCVISPVSSWGAYIIAMIATILTTHGVTEYTPLGAFMMLVPMNYYVFAALILVFAVAMFNINIGAMKVHENRAIETGQVVDPSKEVLGDVKEDLPSSDKGTVGNLVWPIISLIIGTVASMLYTGYSAIEDKTDVTIFTIFENTDVSASLLYGGLFGLVVTIILFLARGIKGNYLPLALKEGIKSMLPAIYILLFAWVIVDLIGQLSTGEYLAGLVEKSNLNLSYLPVVMFVLAAFMAFATGTSWGTFGIMLPIAGEITAATDINMLLPAMAAVLAGSVLGDHCSPISDTTILSSTGAGSHHIDHVMTQLPYAITGGGIAAIGYLVLGLTGSSIIGFISIILLLGAFITILARKQKQVVKERA is encoded by the coding sequence ATGTCAGGCACTATTTTTTCTATTATTCCACCTATTATTGCCATATTAATGGTCGTTATAACGAGAAGAGTTTTACTTTCTCTTGGAGTCGGAATTGTTTCCGCAGCTTTAATCCTTAAAGATTTTTCAATTACTGATTCAGGATTAGTAATCTTAGAGGCAATTAAGGCTATCTTTATTTCTGATGGTGAATTGAATACATGGAATGTTTACATTCTCCTATTTTTACTTCTTTTAGGAATCATTACAGCCCTTATTTCTATCTCAGGTGGAAGCCGTGCTTTTGGAGAGTGGGCTCAAAAACGTGTGAAGACCCGTGCTGGTGCACAATTAACAGCAGCGTTTCTTGGAATTTTAATCTTTATTGACGATTATTTTAATGCACTTGCAGTTGGACAAGTTAGTCGTCCAATTACAGATCGCCAAAAAGTTTCACGAGCAAAACTTGCTTATATTATTGATTCAACTTCTGCACCAGTTTGTGTAATTTCTCCTGTTTCTAGTTGGGGAGCCTATATTATCGCGATGATTGCGACAATTTTAACAACACATGGAGTAACAGAATATACTCCTCTTGGCGCTTTTATGATGCTGGTTCCGATGAATTATTATGTGTTTGCAGCGCTTATTTTAGTTTTTGCTGTTGCTATGTTTAACATAAATATCGGTGCAATGAAAGTCCACGAAAATCGAGCAATTGAGACAGGACAAGTTGTTGATCCATCGAAAGAGGTACTTGGTGATGTGAAAGAAGACTTACCATCAAGTGACAAAGGGACAGTTGGCAACCTTGTTTGGCCAATCATATCTCTCATTATTGGGACTGTTGCATCTATGTTGTATACAGGATATAGTGCGATTGAAGATAAAACAGATGTAACAATCTTCACCATTTTTGAGAACACTGATGTATCTGCTTCACTATTATATGGTGGTCTTTTTGGCTTAGTTGTTACCATTATCTTGTTTTTAGCGAGAGGAATTAAAGGTAATTATTTACCTTTAGCATTGAAAGAAGGAATTAAATCCATGCTGCCGGCCATTTATATTCTATTATTTGCATGGGTTATCGTAGATCTTATCGGTCAATTGAGTACTGGTGAATATCTGGCAGGACTTGTAGAAAAATCTAACTTAAATCTATCTTATTTACCGGTAGTTATGTTTGTTCTCGCTGCATTTATGGCATTTGCAACAGGAACATCTTGGGGTACATTTGGAATTATGCTACCAATTGCAGGAGAAATTACAGCTGCAACGGATATTAATATGCTACTTCCGGCAATGGCAGCAGTTCTTGCAGGTTCAGTACTCGGAGACCATTGTTCACCGATTTCCGATACAACTATCCTATCCTCGACAGGTGCAGGGAGTCACCACATCGATCACGTGATGACACAGTTGCCGTATGCAATAACTGGTGGTGGAATAGCTGCGATCGGTTATCTCGTTTTAGGATTAACAGGAAGCAGTATTATTGGGTTTATAAGTATTATTCTATTGTTGGGCGCATTCATTACCATACTAGCAAGAAAACAAAAACAAGTGGTTAAAGAGAGGGCTTAG
- a CDS encoding sodium-dependent transporter has protein sequence MENRPQWGTRAGFILAAVGSAVGLGNIWRFPATAYENGGGAFFIPYLFALLTAGIPLLVMEFTIGHKYRGSAPMSLGRMSKGSEWIGWWQVAISFVISTYYAVIIAWAMSYSVFSFNLNWGSDTEGFLFGEYLQLAETPGQFGGLVPGVLIPLVIVWVVALGVLFAGVKKGIEVANKIFIPALVILFGIIVVRALTLEGAAAGLDAFFKPDWSKIADGKVWVAAYGQIFFSLSIAFAIMITYSSYLPKKSDITNNAFITGFSNSAFELLAGIGVFSALGFMAAQQGVPVSEVVSAGVGLAFVVFPQIINEFPALNGLFGFLFFGSLVLAGLSSLISIVETFVAGVQEKFNVSRTKAVAFGGGLSALVSLIFATKGGLYFLDSVDYFINQFGVAMAGLFEVIAIAWFVKELKNLQSHANSMSDIQIGAWWRICLGVITPIVLGYMMFDNLRNNLTAPYGDYPLGFLFSWGWTVAIGAMLVGVLFTIKRNKVDQSLSTSKNKGASQS, from the coding sequence ATGGAAAATCGCCCACAGTGGGGGACAAGGGCAGGATTTATTTTAGCGGCCGTTGGTTCTGCAGTAGGTTTAGGTAATATTTGGAGATTCCCGGCAACAGCTTATGAAAATGGAGGAGGAGCATTCTTCATTCCATACTTATTCGCACTTTTAACGGCTGGTATCCCATTACTTGTTATGGAGTTTACAATCGGTCATAAATATCGCGGTTCAGCTCCTATGTCTTTAGGAAGAATGAGCAAAGGTTCTGAGTGGATTGGTTGGTGGCAAGTTGCCATTTCATTTGTTATATCAACTTATTACGCAGTTATTATTGCGTGGGCCATGTCTTATTCAGTGTTCTCTTTCAATTTAAACTGGGGATCAGACACAGAAGGATTCTTATTTGGTGAATATTTACAATTGGCTGAAACACCTGGACAATTTGGAGGGTTAGTACCAGGAGTACTGATACCATTGGTCATTGTTTGGGTTGTTGCATTAGGTGTTCTTTTTGCAGGAGTTAAAAAAGGTATCGAAGTAGCGAACAAAATTTTCATTCCGGCACTAGTTATTTTATTTGGTATTATCGTTGTTCGTGCATTAACGCTAGAAGGAGCTGCAGCAGGGTTAGATGCTTTCTTTAAGCCTGACTGGAGCAAAATTGCTGATGGTAAAGTTTGGGTAGCAGCGTACGGTCAAATATTCTTTAGTTTATCAATCGCATTTGCTATTATGATTACTTATTCGAGCTACCTACCGAAAAAATCAGATATTACAAATAACGCATTTATTACAGGCTTCAGTAACTCAGCCTTTGAATTATTAGCGGGTATTGGAGTATTCAGTGCACTAGGATTTATGGCAGCACAACAGGGTGTTCCAGTTAGTGAAGTCGTGTCAGCTGGTGTAGGTTTAGCATTCGTTGTATTTCCGCAAATTATTAACGAGTTCCCAGCTCTTAATGGACTGTTTGGATTTTTATTCTTTGGCTCGTTAGTACTTGCAGGCTTATCATCTTTAATTTCAATTGTGGAAACATTTGTAGCAGGTGTGCAAGAAAAGTTCAATGTATCAAGAACAAAAGCTGTTGCATTTGGTGGAGGGTTATCAGCTTTAGTATCTTTAATTTTTGCAACCAAAGGCGGTTTATACTTCCTAGATTCAGTCGACTATTTTATTAATCAATTCGGTGTAGCAATGGCAGGTTTATTTGAAGTAATTGCAATTGCTTGGTTTGTTAAAGAACTTAAAAATCTTCAATCTCATGCAAACTCAATGTCTGATATTCAAATTGGAGCATGGTGGAGAATTTGCTTGGGTGTCATTACACCAATTGTGTTAGGCTATATGATGTTTGATAATCTGCGTAACAACTTAACAGCACCGTACGGAGACTACCCTTTAGGATTCTTATTTAGCTGGGGATGGACTGTAGCAATTGGCGCCATGCTAGTTGGTGTTCTATTCACAATTAAACGAAATAAAGTTGATCAATCACTTTCTACGTCAAAGAACAAGGGGGCATCACAGTCATGA
- a CDS encoding methionine/alanine import family NSS transporter small subunit — MSGSAIAMMIIGMVIIWGGMAASITNAVVKSKRK; from the coding sequence ATGAGTGGAAGTGCAATTGCAATGATGATTATTGGTATGGTCATTATATGGGGCGGAATGGCAGCAAGTATTACGAATGCTGTGGTAAAATCGAAAAGAAAATAA
- a CDS encoding M23 family metallopeptidase, with translation MVFGAEKTDQLKENEKLMSLYKKVETVTSIPWYVLAAVDQYERNVRHSRKDIPKAEGSIEIYIKPEVWAGPLNPNLDDKNPASIGLFGGIGEDGNGDKLADPKNDEDVLYSFAHYLQSYGSDLENLKIGLWDYYQRDQTVGIILGHLKLYKQYGHLDLGKHTFPVPLGHNFSYKNTWGDARGWGGRRIHEGTDIFANYGVPVKSTCYGVIEMKGWNRFGGWRVGIRDIDNTYHYFAHLNGFADGLKVGQIVEPGQLIGSVGSSGYGPPGTAGKFPPHLHYGLYKDNGRTEWSFDPFPHLKSWERADRAERRRKK, from the coding sequence ATGGTCTTTGGAGCTGAAAAGACAGATCAACTAAAAGAAAACGAAAAGCTAATGAGCTTATATAAAAAAGTTGAAACCGTTACATCTATCCCATGGTATGTACTAGCTGCTGTTGATCAATATGAAAGAAATGTTCGTCACTCAAGGAAGGATATCCCCAAAGCAGAAGGATCAATTGAAATATATATTAAACCGGAAGTATGGGCGGGTCCTTTAAATCCAAATTTAGATGATAAAAATCCTGCTAGTATAGGACTCTTTGGTGGAATTGGTGAAGATGGAAATGGAGACAAACTTGCCGATCCAAAAAATGATGAAGATGTTTTATATTCATTTGCCCATTACCTGCAATCTTATGGATCTGACTTAGAAAACTTAAAGATAGGCTTATGGGATTATTACCAACGCGACCAAACTGTTGGGATTATTTTAGGTCATTTAAAATTGTATAAACAATATGGTCATTTAGATCTAGGCAAGCATACCTTCCCTGTTCCGCTTGGTCATAATTTTAGTTATAAAAACACATGGGGTGATGCCCGCGGCTGGGGAGGCAGAAGAATTCATGAAGGAACAGATATTTTTGCCAACTATGGTGTTCCTGTAAAGTCCACATGTTATGGAGTCATTGAAATGAAGGGGTGGAACCGCTTCGGAGGCTGGAGAGTTGGAATTCGTGATATCGACAATACTTATCATTATTTTGCTCACCTAAATGGTTTTGCAGACGGCCTTAAAGTAGGACAGATTGTAGAGCCTGGTCAGTTAATTGGATCTGTAGGAAGCTCCGGCTATGGTCCTCCAGGAACAGCAGGAAAGTTCCCACCGCATTTACATTATGGATTATATAAAGATAATGGTCGAACAGAATGGTCATTTGATCCTTTTCCACATCTTAAATCATGGGAAAGAGCTGATCGAGCTGAAAGACGAAGAAAAAAATAA
- the lipA gene encoding lipoyl synthase, which translates to MAKKEEYLRKPEWLKIKLNTNENYTDLKKLMREKNLHTVCEEAKCPNIHECWAVRRTATFMILGAVCTRACRFCAVKTGLPTELDLAEPERVADSVALMNLKHAVVTAVARDDLKDGGANVFAETVRAIRRKSPFTTIEVLPSDMGGVYENLKILMDAKPDILNHNIETVRELTPRVRARAKYDRSLEFLKRAKEMQPQIPTKSSLMIGLGETKEQIIETMDDLRANDVDIMTIGQYLQPTKKHLKVQKYYHPDEFAELREIALSKGFSHCEAGPLVRSSYHADEQVNAAAKQKQAQA; encoded by the coding sequence ATGGCGAAGAAAGAAGAATATTTACGTAAGCCAGAATGGTTAAAAATAAAACTTAATACGAATGAAAATTATACAGATTTAAAGAAATTAATGAGGGAGAAAAATCTTCACACTGTTTGTGAAGAAGCAAAATGCCCGAATATTCATGAATGTTGGGCAGTTCGTCGTACTGCAACATTTATGATATTAGGTGCGGTTTGTACACGTGCCTGCAGATTCTGTGCAGTTAAAACAGGTCTTCCAACAGAACTTGATTTAGCAGAACCGGAACGCGTAGCAGATTCTGTTGCGCTTATGAATCTGAAGCATGCAGTTGTAACAGCAGTAGCCCGTGATGATTTAAAAGATGGTGGGGCAAATGTGTTTGCTGAAACAGTGCGTGCTATTCGACGCAAAAGCCCATTTACTACGATTGAAGTGCTACCGTCTGATATGGGTGGAGTGTATGAAAACCTTAAAATTTTGATGGATGCAAAGCCTGACATTTTAAATCATAATATTGAAACAGTTCGCGAGCTTACTCCAAGGGTTCGTGCACGTGCAAAATATGACCGCTCATTGGAATTTTTAAAGCGTGCGAAAGAAATGCAGCCGCAAATTCCAACAAAATCGAGCCTAATGATCGGGTTAGGAGAAACAAAAGAGCAAATCATTGAAACAATGGATGATTTAAGAGCAAACGATGTTGACATTATGACAATTGGTCAATATTTGCAACCAACGAAAAAGCACTTAAAGGTTCAAAAGTACTATCATCCGGATGAATTTGCAGAACTAAGGGAAATTGCGCTAAGTAAAGGCTTCAGTCACTGTGAAGCAGGTCCACTTGTTCGATCTTCCTACCATGCAGATGAGCAAGTAAACGCAGCAGCTAAACAAAAACAAGCACAGGCTTAA